A single region of the Balaenoptera ricei isolate mBalRic1 chromosome 12, mBalRic1.hap2, whole genome shotgun sequence genome encodes:
- the LOC132376461 gene encoding LOW QUALITY PROTEIN: porphobilinogen deaminase-like (The sequence of the model RefSeq protein was modified relative to this genomic sequence to represent the inferred CDS: inserted 2 bases in 1 codon) codes for MRVIRVGTHKSQLACIQTDSVVATLKALYPGSQFEIIAVSTTGDKILDTALSKTGEFTKELEHALERNEVDLVVHSLKDLPAVLPPGFTIGAICKQESPSDAVVFHPKFVGKTLETLPGKSVVGTSSLRRAAQLQRKFPHLEFKSIRGNLNTRLWKLDELQEFGAVILAAAGLQCMGWQNRVGQILHPEECXGQGALGVEVRAKDQDILDLVGVLHDPETLLHCIAEQAFLRHLEGGCSVPVAEHTAMKDGQLYLTGGVWSLNGTDSMQEIMQATIHVPAKHEDGPEDDPQLVGITARNIPQQAQLAAESLGISLATLLLNKGAKNILDVARQLNDVH; via the exons ATGAGAGTGATTCGCGTGGGTACCCACAAGAGCCAGCTGGCCTGCATACAGACGGACAGTGTGGTGGCAACGCTGAAAGCCTTATACCCAGGCTCGCAGTTTGAGATCATTGCTGTGTCCACCACAGGGGACAAGATTCTTGATACGGCTCTCTCCAAGACTGGAGAGTTTACCAAGGAGCTGGAACACGCACTGGAGAGGAATGAAGTGGACCTGGTTGTTCACTCCCTGAAGGACCTGCCCGCGGTGCTTCCTCCTGGCTTCACCATTGGAGCCATCTGCAAGCAGGAGAGCCCCTCTGATGCTGTTGTCTTTCACCCAAAATTTGTTGGGAAGACCCTAGAAACCTTGCCAGGGAAGAGCGTGGTGGGAACTAGCTCCCTGCGGAGAGCGGCCCAGCTGCAGAGAAAGTTCCCACATCTGGAGTTCAAGAGTATTCGGGGAAACCTCAACACACGGCTTTGGAAGTTGGATGAACTGCAGGAGTTCGGTGCCGTCATCCTGGCTGCAGCTGGCCTGCAGTGCATGGGCTGGCAGAACCGGGTGGGGCAGATCCTGCACCCTGAGGAGTG GGGTCAGGGGGCTCTGGGAGTGGAAGTTCGAGCCAAGGACCAGGACATCTTGGATCTGGTGGGGGTGTTGCATGATCCTGAGACTCTGCTTCACTGTATTGCTGAACAGGCCTTCCTGAGGCACCTGGAAGGAGGCTGCAGTGTGCCAGTGGCAGAGCATACAGCTATGAAGGATGGGCAACTATACCTGACTGGAGGAGTCTGGAGTCTGAATGGCACAGATAGCATGCAAGAGATCATGCAGGCCACCATCCATGTCCCTGCCAAGCATGAAGATGGCCCTGAGGATGATCCACAGCTGGTGGGCATCACTGCCCGGAACATTCCACAACAAGCCCAGCTGGCTGCTGAGAGCCTGGGCATCAGCCTGGCCACCTTGTTGCtgaacaaaggagccaagaacatctTGGATGTGGCACGGCAGCTCAATGATGTCCACTAA